From the Planifilum fulgidum genome, one window contains:
- a CDS encoding indolepyruvate ferredoxin oxidoreductase subunit alpha: MAYVITSACRDEKAAECVEVCPVDAIHGDDVQYYIDPNTCIDCGACEPVCPVEAIYQEDMVPEEEQEYIEINANFFK; this comes from the coding sequence ATGGCCTATGTGATCACTTCCGCTTGCAGGGATGAAAAGGCTGCGGAATGCGTTGAAGTATGTCCCGTGGATGCGATTCACGGCGACGATGTCCAGTATTACATCGATCCGAACACCTGCATCGATTGCGGTGCCTGCGAACCGGTCTGCCCGGTGGAAGCGATTTACCAGGAAGACATGGTTCCCGAAGAGGAGCAGGAATACATCGAGATCAACGCCAACTTCTTCAAGTGA